A portion of the Deinococcus peraridilitoris DSM 19664 genome contains these proteins:
- a CDS encoding glycerophosphodiester phosphodiesterase family protein: MVKIIGHRGARGLWPENSLEGFRKLITLGVDGVEFDVHPTLDGALVVIHDATLDQTTFGCGAVNARTLEELQATRLRGSTEGIPSFEQVLEVFRDSPLELHIELKTDASGNPYPQLEASVIDTIKRHDMQHQAILTCFVPEVLERVRQIDPSLPVLASLEARSVEKLGGLEEATRRLDAIPGVYIAVEKSLLRLESVWFSTRFGDERLGVWVPNEEVEIEYWLSQPIRQITTDRPDLALQAPKQRA, encoded by the coding sequence ATGGTGAAGATCATCGGTCATCGTGGTGCACGCGGCCTTTGGCCGGAGAACAGCCTCGAGGGTTTCCGCAAACTCATCACGCTCGGCGTGGACGGCGTCGAGTTTGACGTTCACCCCACGCTCGACGGTGCGCTGGTGGTCATTCACGACGCCACACTCGATCAGACGACCTTCGGCTGCGGTGCCGTCAATGCCAGGACGCTGGAGGAACTGCAGGCCACACGCCTCCGTGGAAGTACCGAGGGTATCCCCAGTTTTGAGCAAGTGCTGGAGGTATTTCGGGACAGCCCACTGGAACTGCACATCGAACTGAAGACGGACGCGTCCGGCAACCCGTACCCGCAGCTCGAGGCCAGCGTGATCGACACGATCAAGCGCCATGACATGCAACACCAGGCGATTCTGACCTGCTTCGTCCCGGAAGTGCTGGAGAGGGTGCGGCAGATTGACCCGTCGCTGCCAGTGCTTGCGTCCCTGGAGGCCCGGTCGGTCGAGAAGCTCGGAGGGCTGGAGGAAGCTACACGGCGGCTGGACGCTATTCCTGGCGTGTACATCGCCGTAGAGAAGTCACTGCTGAGGCTGGAGAGCGTCTGGTTCTCCACGCGCTTCGGTGACGAACGCCTCGGGGTCTGGGTGCCGAACGAGGAAGTGGAAATCGAGTACTGGCTGAGCCAGCCCATCCGGCAGATCACGACGGACCGTCCTGACCTCGCCCTGCAAGCACCGAAGCAGCGGGCGTAA
- a CDS encoding histidine phosphatase family protein, whose product MNITFLRHGRSRADDEGVHEGRYDSPLTNVGREQAQLLARYWQTNPPNFDQVVCSPLQRALETARILGTALALEPRIDSDWMEFDNGPLAGLTREEALARYPIPAARGRFDALTADGGESEASFHRRASSALERVVQGGGEHVLVVAHGGILNAALHELTRNDRVRFAFGDTGFTTVAYHPPTESLRVLGVNQQPHLTSESHPLAR is encoded by the coding sequence GTGAACATCACCTTCTTGCGGCACGGCCGGTCTCGCGCGGATGATGAAGGCGTCCACGAAGGCCGCTACGACAGCCCGCTCACAAACGTTGGCCGTGAGCAGGCCCAGCTGCTCGCACGGTACTGGCAAACAAACCCGCCGAACTTCGATCAAGTGGTGTGCAGTCCGCTTCAGCGTGCGCTCGAAACGGCCCGCATCCTTGGCACGGCGCTGGCGCTCGAACCACGCATTGATTCGGACTGGATGGAATTTGACAACGGCCCACTCGCTGGCCTCACCCGTGAGGAAGCACTCGCGCGTTACCCGATTCCTGCGGCGCGAGGACGTTTTGACGCGCTGACTGCCGATGGTGGAGAATCGGAGGCGTCGTTTCACCGACGCGCGAGCAGCGCACTGGAACGGGTCGTGCAGGGTGGCGGTGAGCACGTGTTGGTCGTGGCCCACGGGGGAATTCTGAATGCCGCGCTGCACGAGCTGACTCGCAATGATCGGGTACGGTTTGCGTTCGGTGACACGGGCTTCACCACGGTGGCCTACCATCCACCCACGGAAAGCTTACGGGTGCTCGGGGTGAATCAGCAGCCGCACCTGACTTCAGAATCCCACCCGTTGGCAAGGTAG
- a CDS encoding DinB family protein — MSLNLRILPRDGYTPKIADLLAMLEYTRETTLKAVQGLSRAQLDFHHGIRGNSIGALLAHIAALEAAYQVRTFEGREPNDAEKARWLPAWLLGERARQAYHDHDLAFYVDLLCEVRKHTCEQLSRRDDHWLLQEFDFPNGKLVNYHWAWFHVFEDELSHRGQILLIRNHLLPKGATASA, encoded by the coding sequence GTGTCCTTGAATCTCCGAATCCTGCCCCGGGACGGCTACACACCTAAAATCGCCGACCTGCTCGCCATGCTGGAGTACACCCGGGAAACCACTCTGAAAGCCGTTCAGGGGCTTTCGCGCGCGCAGCTCGACTTTCATCACGGGATCCGCGGCAACTCCATCGGTGCCTTATTGGCGCATATCGCCGCGTTGGAGGCCGCGTATCAAGTTCGAACTTTTGAAGGGCGCGAGCCCAATGACGCCGAGAAAGCAAGGTGGCTTCCAGCATGGCTACTGGGAGAGAGAGCCCGTCAGGCGTATCACGACCATGACCTGGCGTTCTACGTTGATTTGCTATGCGAGGTCCGCAAACACACCTGTGAGCAGTTGTCGCGACGGGATGATCACTGGCTGCTTCAGGAGTTTGACTTCCCCAACGGGAAGCTCGTGAATTACCACTGGGCGTGGTTTCACGTGTTCGAAGATGAACTGAGCCATCGTGGTCAGATTTTGCTGATTCGCAATCACCTCCTGCCAAAAGGTGCGACAGCCAGTGCCTGA